TGATTGGAGGAGCCTTTATATGCTCCTACGCCTGCTACGTGTGTGCGTTGCACAGCACGTACACAAGCTGGTGCATGAGAGATGGAATCCAGACACCACAGAGAGAAGACCCCGAGACGCCAACGAGTGTGGACGCACCAACACAGCTGCTCCCCACCCGGCGCCGTGGTCTGTTATTAGAAGTCTGCAGATTTAGTATACCTGTTTTCTACCGTGTGGCATCGTTTGTGCAAGTGTCAGGTGAGTATTAGTTGTTGTCACTGTTTTGTACCGTCGAAGTAACCCATTCGTGTATTCGTGAGTCGTAATCCTTGTCAGTGTTGTACTTGTCAATAAGTTTAACCCACTCGCCATCGTTTATTGCAACGTATATAGGCCTGTCTAGTGCCATCACATCGCTAACACACGAGTTCACCCTCATCACCTTTAGTTTTTACAACAGAATGAAAAGCACATCCAAAAAGGCCGAAGGGTCTAGATCACTCACACTAGTGCGAGGTtaatagtatactaacctcgcacaaagAACCGcttttggcagtggatttctaactagtgtgTTGTGCGTGCTGCGATgcctttgggggggggggggggtcagtcaAATActttgctgtacacacgcgtgaccggtcactggtcaatcgcagggtcaaacttATTTtaggtatgtttttttccccagggtcatattctggcaacaacttgtttaggcgctaaaatgtgtaaataaagcctgcaaaaaacttgtttagggggttattttgcacacagagaaaaactcgtttagggggtgtttataaattatggaaataatttggccatgcgtgtgtacagcaacaCATTtgacttgccccccccccccccccccggggatgcgttataaaaaaaacatgcgacttctatggcttgattttctGTGCGCaacggcatgtaatgaacccttgattTGAGTGGGTCTAGATTGACTAGTCTGGGACTTTAATCTTGCTCATACTTTTAGGCGGATCCagaggggcccgggcccccccccccatattggcggagcaaaaaaagaagaaaaaaagaggggcAAAAGagttgaaaaaaagaagaggaggaagacgagtgaataaaataagatgaggggaagacttggaaaataaaaacaatctgtcatgtcactatataaaattttcgctcacgcTTCGGGCTTGCATTGCCTGtcaggtgatttacatatcttgctcaatatggaggttaaaatatcaagtttggagatcaaacatatttcagctcggaaatcaaactttcattattttatttgatgtacatattgatttttaaagagtgctctgtaaaaatgtcagtatatggtctgaatatcaaaatttctgCTCATGCTGCGCGCtcccaaaatttgatttgtcaggtacctattattttcgtgtattccataaagttctcaaaatatccctattcaggtatgattgtcaaaacgtatcactGCACGCTcgatatgtatatctcaatattaattcgcGACAGTTTCAAAAATTTCGGCATGCGATTTgcttcgcattaattgttaaaaatatattaactaatgcatcctattcataattacaaaagtgcttgaaatgtccagttttcaggccataatattaacagactTTGCGCTCTCAtgaggcttattagattaataaataagatgttaatttttttaattatccctttttcagaatggaatatcaaaaagtttTATCTCGCGTTTaagaagaggaataggaagatagtcatcattttgaTATGATGGCATAAATTCCTTAGAATGTCccagtcctatgtcaaaactcaaagtaataataatgaaaaataccaGCTCTTTATGaagtgcaatccatatccacctcaatttttatacaaaatgcttgaaatattaagcttaaattgacccatttttagattggaatatcaaatattttaagcttgcgctcgctttattgattttcatgatgaaacatgtatttagaatgcccagattctaggtctcaATCTGAAACATGCGCCCGTTTGTTTATTTAGATATGCAGTTTGTTCTATATTTAAAACATCCAgtttcagaatattttttttagaataccaAAAAAATTTtgttcgcgctttgcgcttgcattattaatgtaggaagatctgcaattactcatccttttcatgatttacaaaacatgaatagagtgtcccgtttttaggtctaaatctcgaatttttccactcgcgcttcgcgctcgcatcaattgtttaattacatgtatatacccatcctgttcccaaatacaaaaagtgcttagaatttccattctttaggtagaaatttggaaaataatcagtcgcgctttgcgctcgcattttttcaTTGGTGAAAATATGTAATGTCGTCATGGCTAATTGCAAGCAGTTCATTAACATGTAATCTTTCTATCAGTTCAAAACGccttctgctcgcgcttcacgctggcagtaattatttagttccatacacatcttgttcaggatcacaaatattgaccataattttcaaattttaggacaaagtacatttttttttatttagctcgcgctttgcgcttgcacaATTTAAATAAGGATTacatgagattattatatatttatgttgatttataaaaataaagctaagaagtgactattaggactacccattcaaagaaacaaaatcaacttcgagcggcaaatcagggaaaatatggctgaaaaaatttCTGgggccccctattggcgaaggctagATCTGCCCCTGTTACTAATACTCTTAGAGAATTTCTGTCAAGTTTCTTGTTTTCATTATATCAAATTCACTACTGTCTGGTCTAATCTCAATGGAACCAATGCTTTTGTAATGCAAAAGATATTAACATTAAGCCAACAAAGCCATGTGGACTTGTGGTTTATCGGGAAGGATTGATGAGACAGTTGCTGTATCATGCTGCTGTCTGCTGATGATTTGGTTCTTAGGCAGTGTTTCCGCAGATCCTAAACAAATTTCCCGAAACTGTATCccaaatttcctgaaattcataaatatttcatggaattttcaaatttgatcTTTAAAGAAAATCGGGCAATAATACAGTGAGCCTAAATTTGGtccaagtgaccaaaatcaaggaatttaacatatttttatctttaaaaatgggaacaaaattatgaaatgtgAGCGTGGAGCGCGAGTAGAAAATTTTGAGCTACCTATCAAGGTAAACAATTCtctaaatataaaatgaatgttAAAAGTTGCTACGTTTAATTGttatttaattgtaattttcggATTTCCCAGACCTTTCCtggacaaagtaaaaaaattccCAAAATTTCCTGAATTTTGGGAAAAGTGGAAGCACTGTTTTGACGAATGATACAATTGAGGGACCAATGAAGAAGATTTGGAATTGTAACCGTAAGAAAGCATTTGAGAGACTGTGTTAGATTCTTCATATAAATCTTTGGAAGGCAGAAAAAAAGGGATGAAGAGGGTAAGTCAAATTAGGTGTGGTGAGAGAAATGTGGGAAGTGGATCCACAGTAGGTGAACCAAGATGATGAGGATAACCCCTACCCCAGGTGATGGTTTGTGTACGCTCCACTACACTACACTACGGCTACACAGTGTAGCAGGTAGTGTAGTACAGCATACATTTTTCCTCTTGCTTTCAAGTCATATCGTGGTCTCGCTCCTTCATACCTTTCTGAACTCCATCCTCGATATCAGCCTGTTCGAGTTCTACGTTCTGCTTCTCAATCTCTCCTTTCTCAATCTCATACTTCAACAATATGGTCAACGTTCTTTCTCTAATATGCAGCTTCATTTCTTTGGAACAATCTCCCACAACAAATTTGCGATGCTAACTATGTTAATACATTTAAAGTTATACTTAAAATCATCTCTTGAAATCTTAAATTGATCATATCAGATGTttgttggtcaattttaatGGTATTCCTTATTCATGATCTGGTGAGGactatttgtaatttgtaatattagttttttatacattttgtaaTGCGaagtatttctatttctatttcttttcttttcacttcACATTCCCTTTCTCTCAACCGCTTAGAGGCAATTAATTTGCGgtatacaaaattattattattattacatgaaccCTCACCTGCTGAGGTAGGTAACACCAAGTTTAGTAAGAAATTTCATTTGTTGACGATGCTAGAAAAGAGTTGAAGGGATTATAGAACAGGAGGACAAATTGGGTAAAGGGGTGAAATCATTGGAGTATTCATACCTGTCAAATAGTGCCCAGTGTTCATGGAAGTGTAGGTAGTGGATCTGAGACACATGTGACAGCTAAAGCAATGTTTGGTTCTTGTGCCTTGGAGTGAAGTTTAGGAAGATCCTTTGAAGATGAATGATTGGACTCTTTGGTATGAGATTTTGtgtttgagtaaaaaaaaacatttgagaaTATTGAGGACATAGAGAGAAATGGTGAGAGCAATACCTAGTTTGAAGTTGATGGATGGGAAGAACTCAGAGGACTTGATGCAGGTGTTTGGGTTTGGAAGAAGTGCTGAACCTGTTAGCGAAGACTGATAGGGCTAGGAGGTGCGGGCATGTGCTGAGGAGGGATGATAGGCATGTTTTAAGAAGGGCTTTTTAATTTTGAGGAGGGGATGGCCAAACACTGGATAAAGCTAGTGGAGAAGAGTAGAAAGGTTGGGCTGAGGATTCACTCCATTGGAGGATGTACTGAAATGTGTAATGTAGAGGCGATTGTCGTTACTGGTAGTACAGCCACTCCCGTTCATCAGGTACAAAACTATTTAAATCTCTCTTAACTATGTACTGACTGAACTAAGTTACAGAGGGTAAGAATGATTAAAACTGTAATTGCCTAGTAATTATTATGGATTGCATCTCAAAGAGCTATGAATCTAATTGAAAAGGTGCTATAGAAATATCgatttttgttattgttagATCAGAAAGacttaattttaattttagagTAGACAAAAGTTAATGTGATTTTTTAATCGCAAAttctttttattccaaaatgATAGGTTCTCTTGAGTATTAGAAGTGAGAACTCTTGGGTGATGAAGAAGCTTGTAGAAGTTCTCCACACAGCCATTCAGAAAGGGGACATTGCTGAAGTTGAGAAAATCATATCCAGTGCTCAAGATCTCAGCATCAGTGGAGATGAACTTGGTAAACAACTACATGCAAAAGAGTTATGTGAGAAGTCAAATCCACGCTCAGGGGATCGAGCCATCCACCTTGCAGCCAGACAGGGTCACATCACTATCATCAGGTGGTTGCACAACAAAGGAGTGGATTTAGAGAGTGCTAACTTAGATGGAAAGAGATCCCTACATGAAGCATCTGCTATGGGCAATCTAGATTGTGTTGATTATCTTTTGGAGCAAGGTGTTATGGTAGATCCCCTCAAAAGGGCTGATTGGTAAGATATCACTTATTTTAACAGGCTTATGTTGAATTGTAAAGACCTCAATTAGGGcaagattttgaaatatatttaatttcataACACTTTGTAATTCGTTACATTCCAGCTTTCTAAGATGATTGAATAAAGAATCCTACTGAGGTCATTCATTGAATATGATTGTTTTTCTAATTGTCTATATGTGGAAGAAACTCTTATATTGATCACTCATTGACTGTTTCTGTTCTGGGGTTTAACAAGGAAAATGAAGACTTACTCTGCATACTAGTAATTAACCAACAGTTCAAGTTTTATTTAGTTGTTTAAGCAATAACAGTTTATAGATTACCCTTTTAATGAAATTGGTATATTGTTGATTCTCAAATTTCTGTATTTCAACAGGACCCCTCTTCATCTTGCCTGCACGAAGCCTAAACTAGATGTTGTGAAGTCACTTATTCATGCGGGAGCTAATCCAAAACTTTGTAATAAAGATGGATGGAATGCATTCCATATTGCCAGCAGGTAAGTAATTAATTGGCATAAagtaatatgaaaaatatatcgtGCAGACAcctttttgtcttgcctgaCAAAGTTCGGAAGAGACTTAGTAATCACTTTCCCTTTTGGTCTGTTAGTTTGTTAGTCTGTTCgaaaatgtttaagtttttgttcaacttgctcccatttctttatttctgcatcaattatgttcatacttggtacatatgatccttgggttATACCACAAGTGAGTTTATGAGAATCTTTGGgccaaaggtcatctaggggtcaaaaggtcaaatgatgtggtcatgtttttttttaaaaggttttGTTCAATTTGCTATCATTTCCtcatttctgcatcaattatgttcacacttggtgcaaatgatggggtcaaaggtcatctaggggtcaaaaggtcaagttttcTTTCAAACTGCtctataatttctttatttccgGATCATTTTTTTCGCACTTGCTACAAATGATCcttggtaataccacatgtgtgtccatGAGGACGATAAGGTCAGAGATCATCGGGGGAGGTTAATTTGCTCCCATGACTTTATTTCTACAtcaattatttctttatttcctgaTCAATTTTGGTTACACTTGGTagaaatgatccttgggtaataccatgtgtgtgtccatgaggatgatggggtcagaggtcatctaggggtcaaaaggtcaacttgctctcatttctttatttctacatcAATTGTGTTCACACTTGGTGCAAATGATCATTGTGTTtaccacatgtgtgttcatgaggatgatggggtcagaggtcatctaggggtcaaaaggtcaacttgctctcatttctttatttccagataaattttgtttacacttggtacaaatgattcttgggtaataccacatgtttgttcatgaggatgatggggtcagAGGTCATCTAGGGTttaaaagatcatattgcatattttattgattgcaTTGCAAAATCAGGCAAGACTCTTGGTACATGAACCATCTTGTTACTTATACAGTGACTGTATTTTGTCAATTTAGTTACAATGTCAAGATGATATGTTTTaactagatgtacatgtaggtgagaTTGGTGCTAAAAGTAATCGTAATCAGTGGTGTAATAAAACCAAATAAAACTTGAGGGAGCTGAGTTTTCCACATGGTGCCCCATTATGGAAAATctgcaagaaaacaaaatgtgtaaGCTCAAAGATTACTTTTTTTGTCATAagttattcataaatcaattctATCATATAAATGCAAATATGTAAAATTGGCCATGTCGTAGAAGattttatcttcattattttgaaaatttaatagGCCCCTTTAGTGGTATATAATTAAAGTCTTAGCAAATCCATTGTAGTTGTTTTGAAAATTACATTATAATAGTGAAAAATGCACTTTCCCCACCTACTCTCTGACCAGCAACTGGGCACCAATTCATGAATAGTTTCTAAGcactgatattctcaacaattACTATCGTAATAGTCGGAGCCTaatgcttctcaaccaatcaatactacagatttcatcaaaataatcaatGCTAACAACgttttataccccccccccccccccatcccaatACCACCAACTGTATATTCTCTTTTCCTTATACAGGGAAGGACATGTTGATATTCTGAATTTTCTCCTGGAGTCTTCTATGGACTTGTGGAACACTGTCAGCAAAAATGGACGTACCCCTTTGCATACAGCAGGTATAATATTGAGATACCTTAATAAGCTCTATAAAATACTAGCACTACTGTATTATCAATCAATTAGAGTGCAGTtctgttacattttttttcacagaattgTAACTCCTGTAAGATATATTATTTTGGCTCCCAATCTACCTTTACTCTCTAGCCTCAATTTTCCTTTGTGCATGTATCTGTTTCCATGACTATTTACTTTCTTacataataagaaaataatgcaGTAATTGATTGTTGTTACATTCTGATACAAAGCCGGAGTGCATCTCCATGTATAAATTAACTGGATAATTCATCAAATaggaattattaaaaaaaactcaaCAGATTAATAATGTAATCTTGAAATGAAGAACCTGAATTATCCCACTAGTTGTGTATTCATTCCAGgtaatttcaatattattctgaTTAAGATAGTATATTAGATGAGATACAATGGTATGATTTATAACCCTGGGCTGATCAAGATGAGTCTTTAAATCTTGTGAGTCTTATTCTTAATTATGCCTTTCCATTGATTGACAGCCTTGCATGGGTGTGTAGCAGCTGTGGAGATGATGATGGACAGATGTAACTTTCAGACAGATGAGCAAGATAGCTGCGGTTCAACACCTCTTATGGATTCTTTGAGGGCTGGACATGTAGATGTTTCAGAGATACTCATAGGGAGACACAAGGTTAGATATAATCTTATATCAgtcaaaatttgtatgaaaaaaaaattccttgatGAGGACTGTCACGCAGTCTGCTAAGCTTATAGTGGTAACGCCTGCAATTTTTTCATTGATATGTCTTAGAAAATACAACTTTATTTATTGCTTTGCTTGTAATTATATACACCTTTTTCCAAAATATCTTTTTGatgcaataaaatattttgtttcatactcttctttttgtattttctttctaaATTTGTTTATGACAAAgttgcagaaataaataaatgaagtgaaatatgaaattatttataaGGGAGATTATGCAAGGAAATGGAGCATAGCAATAAAATATTGCTTTTTTTActtatgatttatattttcatatatcgtTGAAAtttataccataattttttagATTTCTCCAAATGGAGAATTTATCTGGGAAATAATTAAGTTGGCTGTTTCCTTTGATGGTAGTCTAAAACAGAAGTctaaaacataattttgttcTAGGAAATTTGTctaattaaaaaatcaatgaattgtgAATGATTTCAGAAGTCATTTCTCCTCTTTGTGTTGTCTCCATTTTAGGCTGATGTGGAGAAGACTGATGTTTTGGGTCGTCAGCCAATCCATCTTATAGCCCAGGCAGGGAGCTTAAAATCTGTGGAGTTTCTGGCAAAAAGATACAAGATCAGTTTGGATACAACTACCAGCACTGGTGGTCTCTCACCCATGCACCTAGCTGCAAAGGTACGTGAAAC
This genomic interval from Lytechinus pictus isolate F3 Inbred chromosome 3, Lp3.0, whole genome shotgun sequence contains the following:
- the LOC129257243 gene encoding ankyrin repeat domain-containing protein 16-like isoform X1, which encodes MAKHWIKLVEKSRKVGLRIHSIGGCTEMCNVEAIVVTGSTATPVHQVLLSIRSENSWVMKKLVEVLHTAIQKGDIAEVEKIISSAQDLSISGDELGKQLHAKELCEKSNPRSGDRAIHLAARQGHITIIRWLHNKGVDLESANLDGKRSLHEASAMGNLDCVDYLLEQGVMVDPLKRADWTPLHLACTKPKLDVVKSLIHAGANPKLCNKDGWNAFHIASREGHVDILNFLLESSMDLWNTVSKNGRTPLHTAALHGCVAAVEMMMDRCNFQTDEQDSCGSTPLMDSLRAGHVDVSEILIGRHKADVEKTDVLGRQPIHLIAQAGSLKSVEFLAKRYKISLDTTTSTGGLSPMHLAAKEGQVEVIEALITLGADINITDNKGRTALHIAAGSQKASCVGALLQHNAKMMRDESGRLPKDLAQQEDVVLLFDGS
- the LOC129257243 gene encoding ankyrin repeat domain-containing protein 16-like isoform X2, coding for MKKLVEVLHTAIQKGDIAEVEKIISSAQDLSISGDELGKQLHAKELCEKSNPRSGDRAIHLAARQGHITIIRWLHNKGVDLESANLDGKRSLHEASAMGNLDCVDYLLEQGVMVDPLKRADWTPLHLACTKPKLDVVKSLIHAGANPKLCNKDGWNAFHIASREGHVDILNFLLESSMDLWNTVSKNGRTPLHTAALHGCVAAVEMMMDRCNFQTDEQDSCGSTPLMDSLRAGHVDVSEILIGRHKADVEKTDVLGRQPIHLIAQAGSLKSVEFLAKRYKISLDTTTSTGGLSPMHLAAKEGQVEVIEALITLGADINITDNKGRTALHIAAGSQKASCVGALLQHNAKMMRDESGRLPKDLAQQEDVVLLFDGS